One window of Cohnella hashimotonis genomic DNA carries:
- a CDS encoding alpha/beta hydrolase — MAILRYNFRSEILGINTNITVCYPAGLLTTGLGYRHPVFKDNKLAYEPGMKFQTVYVLHGGGEDDTIPYRYTRLEQYAEKNMAMLVSPSVNDSLYMNTTYGFKYFDYVTQELPVVVQSLFASAFGRENNFVVGMAMGGNGALALGLMRPDLYEAVVDLSGGIGVTLDREEYIRSLHWHFPKVRETLLGEREFVESEHDLRGFAEKNISDGVKVPKIFIGVGAEDFIRDRVHEDYAILKNLGYDVYYEEAEGMKHDFDMWDFYLNKALSDWLPLKRMPIYPR, encoded by the coding sequence ATGGCGATTCTGCGTTATAACTTTCGTTCTGAAATTTTAGGCATAAATACGAATATTACCGTCTGTTATCCAGCAGGTCTCTTAACGACTGGTTTGGGCTACCGGCATCCCGTGTTCAAAGACAACAAGCTGGCTTATGAACCGGGTATGAAGTTCCAGACCGTATATGTGCTGCATGGCGGCGGAGAGGATGACACGATTCCTTACCGATATACAAGGCTGGAGCAATACGCAGAGAAAAACATGGCGATGCTGGTTTCCCCTTCCGTAAACGACAGTCTGTACATGAATACTACTTATGGATTTAAATACTTCGATTACGTTACGCAGGAGCTTCCCGTCGTGGTGCAGTCGTTATTCGCTTCCGCCTTCGGCCGAGAGAATAATTTTGTGGTCGGAATGGCCATGGGCGGGAACGGTGCCCTTGCTTTAGGATTGATGCGACCGGATCTTTATGAAGCTGTCGTGGATTTGTCCGGCGGGATCGGCGTGACGCTGGACCGGGAGGAATATATACGGAGCCTGCACTGGCATTTCCCGAAGGTTCGCGAAACGTTGCTCGGTGAACGCGAGTTTGTCGAATCGGAACATGATTTGAGAGGGTTCGCGGAGAAGAATATTTCCGATGGCGTGAAGGTTCCCAAAATTTTTATCGGCGTCGGCGCAGAGGACTTCATTCGCGACCGAGTCCATGAAGATTACGCCATCCTGAAAAACTTGGGCTATGATGTTTATTACGAGGAAGCCGAAGGAATGAAGCATGACTTCGATATGTGGGATTTTTACTTGAATAAGGCGCTGAGCGATTGGTTGCCTCTCAAGCGAATGCCGATCTACCCCAGGTAA